The following are encoded together in the Pseudomonas sp. IB20 genome:
- the algB gene encoding sigma-54-dependent response regulator transcription factor AlgB: MESAKELQGRILLVDDESAILRTFRYCLEDEGYTVATANSAAQADALMQRQVFDLCFLDLRLGEDNGLDVLAQMRIQAPWMRVVIVTAHSAVDTAVDAIQAGAADYLVKPCSPDQLRLATAKQLEVRQLSARLEALEGEVRQPKDGLDSHSPAMMVVLETARQVAGTDANILILGESGTGKGELARAIHGWSKRSKKSCVTINCPSLTAELMESELFGHSRGAFTGASESTLGRVNQADGGTLFLDEIGDFPLTLQPKLLRFIQDKEYERVGDPVTRRADVRILAATNLNLEDMVRDGRFREDLLYRLNVITLHLPPLRERSEDILTLADRFLARFVKEYARPARGFSDDAREALLNYRWPGNIRELRNVVERASIICPQEKVEISHLGMAEQPTNNAPRIGAALSLDELEKAHIGAVLATSDTLDQAARTLGIDASTLYRKRKQYNL, translated from the coding sequence ATGGAATCAGCCAAGGAACTTCAAGGCCGTATTCTTTTAGTGGATGACGAATCCGCGATCCTTCGCACCTTCCGTTACTGCCTGGAAGATGAAGGCTATACCGTAGCCACCGCCAACAGCGCCGCCCAAGCCGACGCCCTGATGCAACGCCAGGTGTTCGACCTGTGCTTTTTGGACCTGCGCCTGGGCGAAGACAATGGCCTGGACGTACTGGCCCAGATGCGCATTCAGGCGCCGTGGATGCGCGTGGTGATTGTTACCGCGCATTCCGCCGTGGATACCGCGGTCGACGCGATCCAGGCCGGCGCCGCCGACTACCTGGTCAAGCCATGCAGCCCTGACCAATTGCGCCTGGCCACCGCCAAGCAGTTGGAAGTGCGCCAACTCTCGGCACGCCTGGAAGCGCTGGAAGGCGAAGTGCGCCAACCCAAAGACGGCCTCGATTCCCACAGCCCGGCCATGATGGTGGTGCTGGAGACCGCGCGCCAAGTCGCGGGCACCGACGCCAACATCTTGATCCTCGGCGAGTCCGGTACCGGTAAAGGTGAATTGGCCCGGGCTATTCATGGCTGGAGCAAGCGCTCGAAGAAGTCCTGCGTGACCATCAACTGCCCGTCACTCACGGCCGAGCTGATGGAAAGCGAATTGTTCGGCCATAGCCGTGGTGCGTTTACCGGTGCCAGTGAGAGCACCTTGGGCCGCGTCAACCAAGCGGACGGCGGCACGCTGTTTCTCGACGAGATCGGCGATTTTCCCCTCACCTTACAACCCAAGTTATTGCGCTTCATTCAGGACAAAGAATATGAGCGCGTAGGCGACCCGGTCACCCGGCGCGCCGATGTGCGCATCCTGGCGGCCACCAACCTGAACCTCGAAGACATGGTGCGCGACGGCCGTTTCCGCGAAGACTTGCTCTATCGCCTCAACGTCATCACCTTGCACCTGCCGCCGCTGCGTGAACGTAGCGAAGACATCCTGACCCTCGCCGACCGCTTCCTGGCGCGCTTCGTCAAAGAGTACGCGCGGCCCGCTCGCGGTTTCAGCGATGACGCCCGAGAAGCGCTGCTCAACTACCGCTGGCCAGGGAATATTCGAGAGCTACGAAACGTTGTAGAGCGAGCCAGCATTATCTGCCCACAGGAAAAGGTTGAAATCAGCCACCTCGGCATGGCCGAACAGCCGACCAACAATGCACCGCGTATTGGCGCGGCGTTGAGCCTGGATGAGCTGGAGAAAGCCCACATCGGCGCGGTACTTGCCACCAGCGACACCCTGGACCAGGCGGCCCGTACTCTCGGCATCGACGCGTCGACCCTGTACCGCAAACGCAAACAGTACAACTTGTGA
- a CDS encoding DUF1328 domain-containing protein yields MLSWAITFLIIAIVAAVLGFGGIAGTATGIAKILFVVFLVMFIASFFFGRRGRG; encoded by the coding sequence ATGTTGAGTTGGGCAATCACATTTCTGATCATCGCCATTGTGGCTGCAGTCCTGGGCTTCGGTGGTATCGCGGGCACCGCCACGGGTATCGCAAAAATTCTGTTTGTGGTCTTCCTGGTGATGTTCATCGCTTCGTTCTTCTTTGGTCGTCGCGGCCGAGGCTGA
- a CDS encoding inhibitor of vertebrate lysozyme family protein, producing MTTLSIKAIAAALLLGGSGLVMAANDGQSRANELISADKQYRETWQSVVKKEERLPEWVMNLSGTAEQMNALEEDGEKYLVGPLCETADTCLNKRLIVAFSYDKEDAYAMLVQVPAGLPADKSPTRHADYRFIGKPNEGMQKLLMEQLKKDPNWY from the coding sequence ATGACCACTTTGTCTATCAAAGCCATTGCTGCCGCCCTGCTCTTGGGCGGTAGCGGCCTGGTGATGGCCGCCAATGACGGCCAATCCCGGGCCAACGAGTTGATCAGTGCGGACAAGCAGTACCGCGAAACCTGGCAAAGCGTGGTGAAGAAAGAAGAGCGCCTGCCGGAATGGGTGATGAACCTGTCGGGTACGGCCGAACAAATGAATGCGCTGGAAGAAGATGGCGAGAAATACTTGGTCGGGCCGCTCTGCGAAACAGCAGATACCTGCTTGAACAAGCGCCTGATCGTTGCCTTCAGCTACGACAAGGAAGATGCCTACGCCATGTTGGTACAAGTCCCGGCCGGTCTGCCGGCAGACAAGTCCCCGACACGGCATGCCGACTACCGTTTCATCGGTAAGCCGAACGAAGGCATGCAAAAGCTGCTGATGGAGCAGCTTAAGAAAGATCCGAATTGGTACTAG